GGAGCTGTTGTAGCGAGAGAATATGGTTTACCGTGTATTGTTGGTGCTGAAGGAGCTACACAAAAATTTCGTACAGGTATGTATGAATCAAAACATCTacacaaaaacaaaaagaatagTAGTACACTTATTCAATTCGTAactatcatttttaacaaaacCTGCAATAGCCCTTGTTTTATCCCTGATTTAAAAAGATataaatatgtgaaataaagCAAGCTctacataaatataattttgtgtTTGTGATGAAAAAAGCATGTTCCAAATTGTTTTCTCTGATATttatttgtgttatttttcttattttcgctATGCAATATTAGTCGTATTTacaatatgtatttataactctGATCATAGTCAGTTATCGTGATGCTTAGTATTATTCATATTATCAGGTATAGACACTAAAACAAAACTTTACtgcttccttttttttttgtaaactaTATTATCCACTCCTATTTACAGGTGATATAGTATTACTAACTGGAACTACCGGAATCTTGCAAGTCGTTGAAGAGACAACGTAaagattcatttttcgtgagtggaaattgtatgtatgtacatagtTTTACACCATCCTAATAATCTGCAAGTTTTTCTATGTATGGGAAGCTGTCGCATAGCAAACAAATGTATGTCTAACAGTTCTGTGTCTctgtattttacaaaatataaataattatactacTATTTCAAACTGTTTGAAGAATCCATGAAATATATTGTGAATCGTGCACAATTTACTCAATAGTAAATCCCACTTGTACTTAATAGCACGTTATTTGTTTTGATAAGAAGGGATTATGCGGAGTCATGTaagttggtaaaaaaatttgtcaatcaTATAAACTGAAGGAAAAGTGGTTACCAAATTTCCAAATGGAAGTTAAACTGTTGTCACACGATTTGGATCGGACCCCTTCAGAATAATGCCGTCTGCTGAATCGTCAGCAAGACATGCAAGTTGTAGGCGCATGGAGGAAGCTACTTTGCGCAATAGAGCGTCGATTTTTTGCGAGTCCTCTTTACAGACTGGTTCAGAAATCGCATCCAATGCTTCTTCGAAAAAGCTCCTGTAGGAAAAATGTTGTATTTTCATTATGCTTCAGATTTCTACCCAAGCGAATCAGTGCcacaaatttatttgaatctgATACAAATAGGGCTTCGGTTGGGattcaaaaaagaaagacCAAGATTTACCCAGCTCTCGGAGTAATATAAGAGTGGACAGCACTTGTCAGTAACGTAATATCGACTCTAGCTTGAACAGCTCCTGAAGGACTAAAATGAGTTACACAAGACATCAGCCGTGCTAATTCTTCAGCAACTGTTTCAACAATGTGTGATAAAACTCTCTTCAATAAACCTGGTGAAACCCGTCGTACCTGTTTCATGAAATTACAACTATAAAATGAATCCAAATTATCTGTAActttaatattttcacatgAAAACAACGTAAATACCTCTGCATGAACTGCGATCAGATTAGTCAAAGCCTCTTGTACGTAAGGCCTCACGTGTGAGGGCTCAATGTCCAAATGCCATTCTAGACCACCTAGGTACATACTTGGTTCTATGGTACCGACAAGGGGATCACAGCGTCGTTCCAAATATGCGTCTAATACGGCACTATCCAATGTATCCAATTGAGTCCAATCGGTATTCGAACTCATGGTTAAAGACAAGGGCGGATAACCATGCTGCTTCAGTGCATCATTAACATGTGGTATTATTGTATTCAGAGTATAACGAATGTTACTCAGTGATATTAGTAAACACTGCTCCCATGTCTGTAGAAAGTGTAATAATTCGGTTGGTAGCGTTTATTGAAAACAGTAACtatcaatgaaaatattcaaagtaAATTCTCACTGGCCCTTGTTGCTTGTCTCTAGTTCTATAGCCAACTGGAGAACCAATCAGTTGTGATACTGAGGATTCATCATCGTCCATAGCTTCTTCACTTCCACTGAAAGCCAGCTGTTGTAAGCATTTTGCAAAAGCAGTGAATAGTGTTTTTACTGCATTATGAAACAGAGTTTGATGACTAGTATGCGCTAGCAAAGGGAGTTCTCGAGGTCCACAAGCTATTACTGTTTCTCGAGCGAGTTTTGACACTTCCAGTACCATTTCTTCAAAAAGACCTGGCTATTCAAGGTAAATCAAACATAAATAAACTGAATATTTGTCTTGAAATATGTAGTGCCGGAGTGTATTACCAGTCGTGTTACTCCTCCGTGTTCATTCagatattcaattttccatgTTTCCTTACGATGTAAGGCAGTTATTTTGTCTGCGGTTTGCTTGAACAATGCCACCAAGCACTGTAACCTGAATTGAACGCAAATGTTTTATTATTCACTTTAAATCATATTAATTCACATTTTGAAACTATCAAATACATTAGAATACCTACCTAAGATCAAATAAGTATTTGCCAAATATGTCTAAGGCCTCACTGGGTAAATCCAAATGAATTAAAGACGCATACGTTTGTCGGATACGTCTCAAGTTATGAAGAAGCCAAGATGCATCCAAGTTTGTCCCACAGGCTGTTTTCATTGCATCCACTGCATGTTGCATACTAGATAGAACCAGGCTCTAAAATATCGAAATAGTATATTATGGCACAATTATGTAAAATGTAGGCATGTGTTACATATGATACTTTTTTGACATAGTATATGTAGAATAATTCGATTTTAAGCACTACTATTAGTGCATAAAATGGCACTTTTCGATGCAGTGTGTAAAATCGAATTACATGCATACTATATGAAAAACCTTATatggaacattttttttctcagcattaaaatgaaaaagtatacCAAGTATTAAGGTTTAAATTATAAAGTCAACAGCATTTCCTGAGTCATTATTTGAATACTCACTTTGAAGGGGATTTGTTTTTCTATATCAACAGTTACGTGTAATTGTCCTGTAAAATAACTCTGTCCTAAGCGCCATAAGTCTGGTAATTGCTCTGTGACTACATCACAAATAGCTTCAACACATAGAACCTGTGGCGGAACATTATTTTCCTCGTTTTGTTGCATTCTCAATTGTTTGACCGAGGTTGGCGTTAAGCCGTTTGACTTTGGGGTTTTACTCGAATCATCACCACCAGCGTTTTCAGATTCTAAATACTCGTTTATACAAGCTGTCAcacttttttctaaataatgAGCATGTGATGCTGAAATACAAACATACACCATTGCAGTACATCACAAAGAATTTCAACCTGTATAGAATACTAATGTACTTGACTGACCCGTGATGCCCTGGTTCATGAACTTTCCTATTGAAATTTCACATATATTTAATAATGCATACCTATCGCATCCCATGCTGGATCACCTTCAGCTGCgaggtttactaaatttcttATGATCTTTTTCTGCTCATCCAAAGTGACCGGCatttcttctaatttttttcggaGCACAGTTCTAAGTTTTCCAATTCTAACTTCAATTTCgtttaatacttttttaaaaacttcCAACTCAGTATTACCAAATAGATTCTTCACTCTGGCATAATCATTGATTACCAACTCATAATTCCCTCCCTTTATATTCTTTTCAATGTTTACTGGCATACAGAACAAAAATCGGTAGCGTTGCATCAAAGATAAGGCATTCCTTGTCGCATCCGCTTTATCTCTTCGAGCCAAGACATCATGAAATAGTTTGTCAGCTTCAGCCATTGAATCTTTGATAgctttttcaagtttcgctGTTGGATCTTTGCCATTTTTTTGAACATCTGACTCAAACTGTTCCTTCAGTAGCATAATTGTATCTAATTGCTCCATCACCGAACCAACATTCgcctataaataaataaaaagatcaACAAATTACTTGttggagaagaaaattaaacaaaagtGTAAATCAGAAGATCGAATGTTGAACGAATCAAAAAGTATCTGTGTGATGTGAAATTGTCCTGTTTCACCTTGAGAAAAGATAATTGGCCCTCTTTCTGTGAGTGAACTTTGCGTCTGAGATAAGCTAATCCTGCTTTAAGATCATCTAGGGTGGTAGCATGATGATGTTGTAATAAAAACCAGCCTGGGTGAAACTTCTCACTGGCCAATTCACCGCTACCATCGCCAAATAGCTCAATTAATTCATCCTCAGGAAATTTCTTACTGAAAACAATATATTCTGATTAGATCTTGCTTCGTTACTATTGCAGTAATCTTGAATGCAGAACATTTCCTAACTCATTTCCTTCGACGCTGAGTCCTAACGGATCCTCTTGCTGATAATTAGTAGGTGACAGAGCTCGTCTTCCCCATACCAAGCTCTGCATTGGTGCTTCTTCAACCCATACAGCAGATTCTTTCATGGGTCCAATGGTTTCGTGATAGCCACGAAATTGGACGGTCGAAGTACCCTGGCCTCCATTTCTTGTTGTGACTATAATATCACCTCGCCCTTTACCTGGTCCAGAGCGGGCGATGATTTTGTTTGGGGACTTCCATTCAGCTGACAAAAGACACTCGCATCCGCAGATGGTCAAACCTGTCATAGGatgattttttggaaaatgtaCAGCATGTGTATACCgcgattcaattttcaatagtTGACTTTTACAATTAATGCCAATATTTTCAACAGTGACAGTTCAATCTAACCTATCAGGTCCTGCGCTTTTGCTCCTAAAAACTCGCCCCTCAACGTCACTCGCGTTCCTGGTGGTCCTTCCTTCGGCGATATCCCTGTAACTACTGGCGGTGGTCCCATATCtgcattgaaaataatttcagatgAATCAGACAATTGTCTCCAATCAATTCCTTATTTTGTGCTTATTTTTGTGGTCAAGATCAGGTTTATCTGTCAAACCGCCCCACGATTCCAGAATATGTCAGCTCGGGTTAGATTAGGTTGGTTAAAAGGTTAGACAAGTTGATGTCAGTGTCATGTCAGTGTCAAAGTGGTGTCAAATGTAATCAGAAATCCTCTTTTACCGATTTTAGTTTGAAATCTAGCGAGAGCCAGACGGGAGCATGAGAAGTTCCAGGAAATTCCACCAGGTAGCAGTTAGTAAACTTTCAGGGCTTTCATCACTTGACTTACGATCGTGACAGTCTGACCACGGCTCGTAAGAGGTCGTAAGTCGTAATCTGGTATCTCTGGCACCTTGGTTGATGGTAAGTGTGTGAGTTTACTCCGTAGTGTGAGTGGAacataaagaaaataacacgTCTCgcttagaaatatttttacgttgTGAAGGTATCGTCGTTTGACTGGAAGAGGTGTGAGATGTTGATTTTGAGTTTCGCATACTATCTGAACAATATGACGTATTCATATTGTCGACAAATGATGTTTTAATtgtttgttgaactattttcaatcattatcGGTGTGTCGCGATCTAAAATCTCTCTAAATTACGGTATGAcactttttcttcaagcaTGCAGCCCCTCGCGAGTCAACAACCCTTAACGTGTATATCACCTCATAGAATAACATACAATTTTACTAAACATATCTTGTAACCTTCAGTACAATTGCTTTCATCGTAGGGTATTCCTTGATGTGTCAATGTTTACAGAGCCAATCTGCTGGGTAATAAAATATGGTAGGTGATGATTCACCGTTCTTAAATCAACTCCACCTTATCATCATCGTTCGTCATAGAGGTTAGTAaaggatttattttattcatatgaaTAAAATGTGCAAACCTAGTATGCCGAGTTGTGGTCCTCTACCGTTCCTGGGCATAGACACAATACAtcgattaataaatttttgagcGCAGTATGCTCTTGACCCGTCCATATTAGCGAATGCAAAATATGAGCAGTTATTTTTTTACGTAACACAACTTATGGAGTAGTCCAATTTCTAGATCCTTCCTAATCAagtgattgaaatatttacagaCAACATCGAATTGCTtctatattataaatatccTGACTGTCTTTGAAAAGATGTCATATTGTCGAAT
Above is a genomic segment from Neodiprion pinetum isolate iyNeoPine1 chromosome 1, iyNeoPine1.2, whole genome shotgun sequence containing:
- the Sec5 gene encoding exocyst complex component 2 isoform X2, with the translated sequence MGPPPVVTGISPKEGPPGTRVTLRGEFLGAKAQDLIGLTICGCECLLSAEWKSPNKIIARSGPGKGRGDIIVTTRNGGQGTSTVQFRGYHETIGPMKESAVWVEEAPMQSLVWGRRALSPTNYQQEDPLGLSVEGNDKKFPEDELIELFGDGSGELASEKFHPGWFLLQHHHATTLDDLKAGLAYLRRKVHSQKEGQLSFLKANVGSVMEQLDTIMLLKEQFESDVQKNGKDPTAKLEKAIKDSMAEADKLFHDVLARRDKADATRNALSLMQRYRFLFCMPVNIEKNIKGGNYELVINDYARVKNLFGNTELEVFKKVLNEIEVRIGKLRTVLRKKLEEMPVTLDEQKKIIRNLVNLAAEGDPAWDAIASHAHYLEKSVTACINEYLESENAGGDDSSKTPKSNGLTPTSVKQLRMQQNEENNVPPQVLCVEAICDVVTEQLPDLWRLGQSYFTGQLHVTVDIEKQIPFKSLVLSSMQHAVDAMKTACGTNLDASWLLHNLRRIRQTYASLIHLDLPSEALDIFGKYLFDLRLQCLVALFKQTADKITALHRKETWKIEYLNEHGGVTRLPGLFEEMVLEVSKLARETVIACGPRELPLLAHTSHQTLFHNAVKTLFTAFAKCLQQLAFSGSEEAMDDDESSVSQLIGSPVGYRTRDKQQGPTWEQCLLISLSNIRYTLNTIIPHVNDALKQHGYPPLSLTMSSNTDWTQLDTLDSAVLDAYLERRCDPLVGTIEPSMYLGGLEWHLDIEPSHVRPYVQEALTNLIAVHAEL
- the Sec5 gene encoding exocyst complex component 2 isoform X1, whose product is MGPPPVVTGISPKEGPPGTRVTLRGEFLGAKAQDLIGLTICGCECLLSAEWKSPNKIIARSGPGKGRGDIIVTTRNGGQGTSTVQFRGYHETIGPMKESAVWVEEAPMQSLVWGRRALSPTNYQQEDPLGLSVEGNDKKFPEDELIELFGDGSGELASEKFHPGWFLLQHHHATTLDDLKAGLAYLRRKVHSQKEGQLSFLKANVGSVMEQLDTIMLLKEQFESDVQKNGKDPTAKLEKAIKDSMAEADKLFHDVLARRDKADATRNALSLMQRYRFLFCMPVNIEKNIKGGNYELVINDYARVKNLFGNTELEVFKKVLNEIEVRIGKLRTVLRKKLEEMPVTLDEQKKIIRNLVNLAAEGDPAWDAIASHAHYLEKSVTACINEYLESENAGGDDSSKTPKSNGLTPTSVKQLRMQQNEENNVPPQVLCVEAICDVVTEQLPDLWRLGQSYFTGQLHVTVDIEKQIPFKSLVLSSMQHAVDAMKTACGTNLDASWLLHNLRRIRQTYASLIHLDLPSEALDIFGKYLFDLRLQCLVALFKQTADKITALHRKETWKIEYLNEHGGVTRLPGLFEEMVLEVSKLARETVIACGPRELPLLAHTSHQTLFHNAVKTLFTAFAKCLQQLAFSGSEEAMDDDESSVSQLIGSPVGYRTRDKQQGPTWEQCLLISLSNIRYTLNTIIPHVNDALKQHGYPPLSLTMSSNTDWTQLDTLDSAVLDAYLERRCDPLVGTIEPSMYLGGLEWHLDIEPSHVRPYVQEALTNLIAVHAEVRRVSPGLLKRVLSHIVETVAEELARLMSCVTHFSPSGAVQARVDITLLTSAVHSYITPRAGSFFEEALDAISEPVCKEDSQKIDALLRKVASSMRLQLACLADDSADGIILKGSDPNRVTTV